One segment of Akkermansiaceae bacterium DNA contains the following:
- a CDS encoding phosphodiester glycosidase family protein codes for MKPPIKEESPALVRPSQALIPLTYHHTSRHGVTLSMVSFDDRVHQLRVADQQEGPGTRWTTSQQAAATYRGLAAINGGFFTPEGKPLGLLIETGTKRGYVNKSSLGAGMFVSSKTGTAIIRRERYATSSQAANAFNLLQTGPMLAEKGRAITGLSKTSSRPRSFLAWDGHNHWAMGYAGPCTLDALSRALAGASPAGFKIKIAVNLDGGRSSDLWVGPHVKNGGKTHRSLINKAVRNYLVLIPR; via the coding sequence GTGAAACCTCCCATCAAGGAGGAATCCCCTGCCTTGGTTAGGCCATCACAAGCGCTCATCCCCCTCACCTACCATCACACATCGCGTCATGGCGTGACGCTATCGATGGTTAGCTTTGACGATCGGGTGCATCAGCTACGGGTCGCGGATCAGCAGGAGGGACCGGGGACCCGGTGGACCACCTCTCAACAGGCAGCAGCCACCTACCGGGGGCTCGCCGCAATCAATGGGGGATTTTTTACTCCCGAAGGAAAACCTCTCGGACTTCTGATAGAAACGGGCACGAAACGTGGCTACGTCAATAAGTCATCGCTTGGCGCGGGGATGTTTGTTTCATCAAAAACCGGCACTGCCATCATTCGGAGGGAGCGGTATGCTACGTCGAGCCAGGCTGCAAATGCTTTTAACTTACTGCAAACCGGGCCGATGCTCGCGGAAAAAGGTAGAGCGATTACCGGACTCTCGAAAACAAGTAGTCGACCACGCAGTTTCCTCGCATGGGACGGGCACAACCACTGGGCGATGGGTTATGCTGGGCCGTGTACACTGGACGCCCTTTCCCGGGCTCTCGCCGGAGCGTCGCCCGCGGGGTTCAAAATCAAAATCGCCGTGAATCTCGATGGCGGGCGCTCATCTGACCTCTGGGTTGGGCCGCATGTGAAAAACGGCGGCAAAACGCACCGATCCTTGATAAATAAGGCCGTGAGGAACTATCTGGTCCTCATTCCACGCTGA
- a CDS encoding septal ring lytic transglycosylase RlpA family protein, with product MKKLPSIFLAAALVSGATFANDSKPTEADTPEANQPVETQTPDGLTVARTLHGEASWYEIKCNGGTHTASGIPLRDHAMTAAHKTLPMGTLVRVTNLRNAKSVILKITDRGPYIKGRIIDVTKGAAKKLEFVHKGIVKCKVEVLEKPDTSTASNDE from the coding sequence ATGAAAAAACTCCCAAGTATCTTTCTAGCCGCCGCACTCGTGTCAGGTGCAACCTTTGCCAATGATTCCAAGCCCACCGAGGCTGATACACCAGAGGCAAACCAACCGGTCGAAACCCAAACCCCAGACGGTCTTACTGTTGCCAGGACTCTCCACGGAGAAGCCTCCTGGTATGAGATCAAGTGCAATGGTGGCACGCACACGGCAAGCGGCATCCCCCTTCGCGACCACGCGATGACGGCTGCCCATAAAACATTACCGATGGGCACCTTGGTTCGGGTCACCAACCTCCGCAACGCCAAATCAGTGATTCTCAAGATCACCGATCGCGGTCCCTATATCAAGGGGCGCATCATCGATGTCACCAAAGGTGCTGCCAAGAAACTCGAATTCGTCCACAAAGGCATCGTCAAGTGCAAGGTGGAGGTACTTGAGAAGCCTGATACATCGACGGCTTCCAACGATGAATAA
- a CDS encoding histidine phosphatase family protein has protein sequence MDLLIIRHAQAEDYAINDASRILTAKGQAQSRRVGEFLKSNGLVPDVTLASPYARAKETAEIFCQASGADEPVIEPWLGCGMRPEKAMSELAAYSGFGRVAICGHNPDFAYLAEWLLGSQAGGFHVRKASIIHFSNIHPPGRGGYLEMMAPVSSL, from the coding sequence ATGGACCTATTGATCATTCGCCATGCCCAGGCCGAGGATTATGCGATCAATGACGCATCGCGAATCCTTACCGCGAAGGGGCAGGCCCAATCACGCAGGGTGGGGGAGTTTCTGAAAAGCAACGGACTCGTGCCCGATGTCACGCTTGCCAGCCCTTATGCGCGTGCCAAAGAAACGGCGGAAATTTTTTGCCAAGCATCCGGGGCTGATGAGCCGGTGATCGAGCCGTGGCTCGGCTGCGGCATGCGACCCGAAAAGGCCATGTCCGAGCTGGCTGCATACTCCGGTTTCGGGAGGGTCGCCATCTGTGGTCATAACCCGGACTTCGCCTATCTCGCCGAGTGGCTGTTAGGTAGTCAGGCGGGAGGTTTCCATGTGCGCAAGGCATCCATCATCCACTTTTCTAACATCCATCCACCAGGTCGTGGCGGCTATCTCGAAATGATGGCCCCGGTCTCGAGCCTGTGA
- the fabG gene encoding 3-oxoacyl-[acyl-carrier-protein] reductase, translating to MARFTDKVAVVTGAGRGIGFEIAKAFAAEGGRVAVVSFSRGSCGGAAEAINADYPGAARAYAVDVADHEVVQAVGKEIVADFGAVNILVNNAGVTRDGLLMRMKDEDWDTVLDTNLKGAFNTVKAFQRSLMKAADPRIINISSVIGLMGNAGQANYAASKAGLIGFTKSVAKELAGRKVTCNAIAPGFIATDMTDELSADQKEAIVGNIPLKEMGNTADIAALTLFLASAEARYITGQVIASDGGMTM from the coding sequence ATGGCACGTTTTACAGACAAAGTAGCAGTAGTCACCGGCGCAGGCCGGGGGATCGGATTTGAAATCGCCAAGGCATTTGCCGCCGAAGGCGGGAGGGTGGCCGTGGTCAGTTTCAGCCGGGGAAGTTGTGGCGGTGCGGCCGAGGCGATCAATGCCGACTATCCAGGTGCGGCCAGGGCATATGCGGTGGATGTCGCCGACCACGAAGTGGTGCAAGCCGTAGGCAAGGAAATTGTCGCCGACTTTGGAGCCGTCAATATACTGGTCAACAATGCAGGAGTCACCCGCGACGGTTTGCTCATGCGTATGAAAGACGAGGATTGGGACACGGTGTTGGATACCAACCTCAAAGGTGCGTTCAATACCGTCAAGGCATTCCAACGCAGTTTGATGAAAGCCGCTGACCCACGTATCATCAATATCAGCTCGGTGATCGGGCTGATGGGAAATGCCGGGCAAGCCAACTACGCTGCCAGCAAGGCCGGTCTCATTGGTTTCACCAAATCAGTCGCCAAGGAGCTGGCCGGACGCAAAGTCACCTGCAATGCCATCGCCCCAGGCTTCATCGCCACCGACATGACCGATGAGCTTAGCGCCGACCAAAAAGAAGCCATCGTTGGCAATATCCCGCTCAAGGAAATGGGGAACACCGCGGATATCGCAGCACTCACCCTCTTCCTCGCCAGTGCCGAAGCCCGCTATATCACCGGTCAGGTCATCGCCAGTGATGGCGGAATGACCATGTGA
- a CDS encoding transcriptional repressor has product MDSTIETRLQQFIQSKGLRNTPQRNAIVDAIFASDEHFTADDLWDRIRRTQARSSRATVYRTISLLVEAGLLHEIDLGDDQKTYDPNFVDSPAHNHLVCIDCGKVIEFEDAHIQLMNDCAARRLGFRPERQTLKIEACCEKLRLHGRCGNLIEARIQGKRLPKQR; this is encoded by the coding sequence ATGGATTCCACCATTGAAACGCGTCTTCAACAGTTCATCCAAAGCAAGGGGCTTCGCAACACCCCCCAGCGGAACGCGATCGTGGACGCCATTTTTGCCTCGGATGAGCATTTTACGGCTGACGATCTTTGGGATCGCATCAGAAGGACCCAGGCGAGGTCCTCCCGGGCAACCGTTTACAGAACCATCTCGCTTCTGGTGGAGGCCGGCCTGCTGCACGAGATCGACCTCGGGGACGACCAGAAAACCTACGACCCGAATTTTGTCGACAGTCCGGCGCACAATCACCTCGTATGTATTGACTGCGGCAAGGTGATTGAATTTGAAGATGCCCATATCCAGCTGATGAACGACTGTGCGGCGCGGCGGCTTGGTTTCCGCCCTGAGCGGCAGACATTGAAAATCGAAGCCTGTTGTGAAAAACTCCGGCTCCACGGCCGTTGCGGCAACCTCATCGAGGCACGCATCCAAGGAAAGCGGCTTCCCAAACAACGCTAG
- a CDS encoding hemolysin III family protein: MSLHPLKERSELCESHPEELASMITHAVGAALSVIGLVYMVLVSGNDPWRITGAAIFGSTLILLYLSSTLYHSFSGPRVKSFFQILDHSAIYLLIAGSYTPLTLVTLRGPWGWSLFGIVWFMAIAGVLTKALMKNNREHWISTAIYLVMGWLAVIAFGPLVRALPAGGLALIIAGGVCYTGGVVFFVWQKLKFNHAVWHLFVLAGSICHVLAVALYVLAP; this comes from the coding sequence ATGTCATTGCATCCACTCAAAGAACGCTCGGAACTCTGTGAATCCCACCCTGAGGAGCTGGCCAGCATGATCACCCATGCAGTGGGTGCCGCGCTGAGCGTCATTGGCCTCGTTTATATGGTGCTGGTATCGGGAAACGACCCCTGGCGTATCACTGGGGCGGCTATCTTCGGATCCACCCTGATTCTACTTTATCTTTCCTCCACCCTCTATCACTCGTTCAGCGGACCGAGGGTGAAGTCGTTTTTTCAAATCCTTGATCACTCCGCCATCTATCTGCTGATCGCGGGTTCCTATACCCCCCTGACCCTGGTCACACTCCGAGGCCCATGGGGATGGAGCCTGTTTGGCATCGTCTGGTTTATGGCTATCGCCGGGGTCCTGACCAAGGCTCTGATGAAAAACAACCGGGAGCACTGGATCTCGACCGCCATCTACCTGGTAATGGGCTGGCTTGCCGTGATCGCCTTTGGCCCCTTGGTCCGGGCATTACCTGCGGGTGGTCTCGCCCTGATCATCGCCGGCGGCGTCTGCTACACGGGCGGGGTGGTGTTTTTTGTCTGGCAAAAACTCAAGTTCAACCACGCAGTCTGGCACTTGTTTGTGTTGGCAGGAAGCATCTGCCATGTGCTGGCCGTGGCCTTGTATGTGCTCGCTCCGTAA
- a CDS encoding PEP-CTERM sorting domain-containing protein, translated as MKTQIISAAGALFLSGAVSAQSYFDFTTPVSHGDTITASDGITTADVSMTGGRLTSFAGDTSHWFIGYNWDNNLWSSTASLTFSTPVSFASILLYDFGEADVEIITDTAMSLGAGTLNGYTATFSNGNQTLYLADNDGNNNTINQYITLAGAITSITVNYSTATTEPPFATGGSDWSRIYFPGGFTTVPEPSSALLFGLGLAGIALRRKR; from the coding sequence ATGAAAACACAGATAATTTCTGCAGCCGGCGCCCTTTTTTTGTCGGGTGCCGTCTCAGCCCAGTCGTATTTCGACTTCACTACGCCTGTCTCCCATGGTGACACCATCACAGCCTCTGATGGCATTACCACCGCGGATGTCTCGATGACAGGTGGTCGCTTGACATCGTTTGCTGGTGACACAAGCCACTGGTTCATTGGTTACAATTGGGACAACAACCTGTGGAGCAGCACCGCCAGCCTGACCTTTAGCACACCGGTGAGTTTCGCATCCATTCTCCTCTACGATTTTGGTGAGGCCGACGTGGAAATCATCACGGACACCGCCATGAGTCTGGGAGCCGGCACCTTGAATGGCTATACGGCCACTTTCTCAAATGGTAACCAGACCCTGTATTTGGCAGACAATGACGGTAATAACAACACCATCAACCAGTATATCACCTTGGCCGGGGCAATCACATCGATCACCGTGAATTATTCGACGGCTACGACCGAGCCACCGTTCGCAACCGGTGGGAGCGACTGGTCCAGGATCTATTTCCCCGGTGGGTTTACCACCGTGCCGGAACCATCGTCGGCGTTATTGTTCGGTCTGGGGCTTGCAGGCATAGCGCTGCGCAGAAAAAGGTGA
- a CDS encoding alpha/beta hydrolase, translated as MLLSYQTIGNPADTPLLFLHGLGAGASQTTSAFPSLPGTHLIAPDMPGHGDSQDFPTDELHFDSFADKVIALMDHLRIESCHIGGLSMGSGITLNLALRYPGRVKKIILLRPSWTHVKQPEHLKLVACVGHWIEELGIEAAQEKLHADDAFQSLLSANKPVAESIEGLFQRPVTAASTAVLYRMWQDAPFSSPEALQAISNPALVLTTGRDELHPQSTADLIAVQLPNVIDNEVLPPRYHEPEAYGLALHSIVRKFLAG; from the coding sequence ATGCTTCTTTCCTACCAGACGATCGGAAACCCTGCGGATACCCCCCTCCTGTTTCTCCACGGTCTAGGCGCGGGTGCCAGCCAGACGACCTCGGCATTCCCCAGCCTGCCCGGCACCCACCTCATCGCCCCTGACATGCCCGGACACGGTGACAGTCAGGATTTCCCGACCGATGAGCTTCATTTCGACAGCTTCGCCGACAAAGTGATCGCGCTGATGGATCACCTCCGCATCGAGTCCTGTCATATCGGCGGGCTTTCGATGGGCTCGGGGATCACCCTGAACCTCGCACTGCGTTATCCCGGCCGGGTCAAAAAAATCATCCTCCTGCGCCCGTCGTGGACACATGTCAAACAACCGGAGCACTTGAAACTCGTCGCCTGCGTGGGTCACTGGATTGAGGAACTGGGGATTGAAGCGGCGCAGGAAAAACTGCACGCCGACGACGCTTTCCAATCCCTGCTGTCGGCAAACAAACCCGTCGCCGAGTCCATCGAGGGGCTGTTCCAACGCCCCGTCACAGCCGCATCCACCGCAGTGCTTTACCGAATGTGGCAGGACGCTCCTTTTTCCTCGCCGGAAGCATTGCAGGCGATCTCAAACCCGGCCCTGGTCCTCACCACGGGAAGGGACGAGCTGCATCCGCAAAGCACCGCCGATCTCATCGCAGTCCAACTGCCCAACGTAATCGACAACGAGGTTCTCCCGCCCCGTTATCATGAACCCGAGGCCTACGGACTGGCACTCCATTCGATTGTGCGGAAATTCCTGGCAGGATAA